Genomic DNA from Cumulibacter soli:
ACCGGATGGCCGGTGCCGGGATAGCGGCTCACGGCCATCTCGACCGCGCCAGCGATCACCCGTTGGGTGGTGCGTTCGCGTTCTGGCACCGGGCGCTGCGGCGAACTTTGCGGATGCACGTCCGTCCTCGGAGTCATCACAGGGCATCACCTACGTCGAGGCCGATGAGGTGGGCCGCAGCCCAGTTCTCCTCGATCCGATTGGTCATCATGATCAGGTCGTGCAGGTCGCCATCTTGGGTCTTGATAAATCCCCGCAACAGCGCTTCGCCCTCAAATCCGAGCTTGCCGAACATGCCGAGCGTCGCGGTGTGCTCGGCCGTGACTTCCACGAAGACATGCGTGAGCCCCTCAGCGATGGCGGCGCCGAGGGCAGCGCGTGCCAACCCGGAGGCCACCTTTTGGCGTCGGTACGCCGGATCGACCATCAACGTGATCTCACCGGTGTGCGCCGACTGGCCACGCCCGCGCCGTACGCCGATCATTCCGCGGACGGCGCCCTCGGCGGTGACGTCAAGCAGCCGCAGTGGATCCGCGGTCTTCGCCCACGCCGAAGCGAGGTCAGCATCGGCGTCCTCAGTCTTGCTGAACGCGCGCTCTGCTTCCGGGATGCTGCGCAGGTACGTCGCGATCGCGTCGGCATCGCTCGGCAGGCAGGTGCGGATCGTCATCGCGCGGCCTCAAGGACGGGAGTGCTGTGCGCATCGAAGAAGTTCGTGATCGACGGGATCGTGATCTTCTTGGCGGTGCCGCCGAGGACGAGACCGACGTGTCCGGTCGGCAACACGACCTCGTCGTAGATGTCCTCGCGAACGAGATGACGCAGCGGGTAGGAGACCGCTGGCGGGATCAGGTCGTCGCGTTCGGCGATCACCGACAGTATTGGGATGTCGATGGAGCCCAGGTCGACTGGCTTGTTATTGACGCGAGCGGTGCCGTTCACGAAGCCGTTACCGCGTAGGAAGTCGGACACGAACTGCCGAAACGCCACGCCTGGGAAGTTGACGTGATCGCGTACCCAGTTCGCCATGACCGCGTGCGCCTCGACAGCGCCGGACGCGGGGTCGCTGGCGAGTTTCTGCCACAGCCCGACGGCGTTCGCCACGTCGTACGTCGGGGTACGCACCGCCATACTTCGGTAGATCATGTCGGCTGGTACGAAGCCCTCGTCGTTGATGATGTCCTTGGGGTTGAAGGACCCGTCGGCGAACGGTTGGGTGTGTACCGGCATATGCCGGAAATCGACCGGTGCCGCGAGGGTGACCAGCGACCTGATCGGCGAGTTGCCGCGGCTGCCTTGGTACATCAGCCCGAAGATCGCGCCGAAGCAGTAGGCGATCACGTGAATATCGCGGCTGCCGCTGTCCTTCTGGACCAACTTGAACGCGCGGGGTAGGTAGAAGTCGATGTACGTCTCCATCGAGTTCTCCGATTCGTCCTGATCGGGTTGACCCCAGTCGACGACATACACGTCATAACCTGCCTCGCCGAGCTGCCCGACGAAACTCTTGCCGGGCATTAGATCGAGTACATATGAGCGGCTGACCAGTCCGAGGAAGACCACGATGGGCTCGCGGTAGCGCTTGTTCTTGCTCGAGTACTTCCAGAGCTTGACCTTCTCCCGGCTGCCGACCAGCACTCGCGGTGTCGGGTTGAGGCCTTCGGAGCGCTCGGTCCTGAGATAGGTGACGGTATTGCGCGCGCGTCTCGAGGCTGCGGTGAGTTCCTGGCGCAGCGCGCCGAACACATCTGGCGGACCGAATGTGCGCGTCATGTCAGTCTCCTTCGGTGACGCTTGAATCGGACTGGGTGGTCCGCGCGGGCGCGGGCTTGGATCTTTTCGCCGGTGCGGACTTCTTCGCCGGTGGCGCTTTCATCGGTTTCATGGGCGCTGGGCGGCTGCGGTGCGCAGGGTCTGAAGGTGTGTCGCGTTCTTCGATGGCCTCGAGTTGTATAGATACCTCGCGCAACTGCTGCTGAACGCGGTTGAGTTGGCGTGCGATATCGCGGGTGTCCTTGAGCGTGCTCAGGCCGACGAAGTGCAGCGAGCGGTTCACCACGCCGTAGATCTGTCGCTGCACTCCCTTGCGAACCTTCGCCGTCACGGTGATCAGGTTGGCGAATTCGCGCGTGTCGATCGCTTTTTCCAGTGGTTCTCCGACCGCGCGCTCGGCCTTGTTGAACGCCTGGCGCCACGCCGGCGTGCCGTTATCAGTCATCTCGTTCCCACCTCGCTCGTTGCTTCGTGATGCGGGCCCGGCGACCCGGGCCAACGGTGTGGTGCGAATCACTTTGTCTCTACGAGGGGAACAGTAGCCCAGCCGGAGGTGCCGACCGAATCCAGGGGTGCCGCTGGTCGGTGCCTGCCTTACGTCCTGGTGACGTGCAGGTAGATTCGCGGTACGACCGTCATTCGCGAGTGTGGGCGGCGTCCGAAAAGGCCCGCATTCGGAACCATCCCGTGGACCGACGGCTCGTAATCAATGCACAACCTGACTCGTGCGCTGTCCATCCAGATGGACGACGCACGTACATGACCCCCGCAGGTTCGTCCGGCGGGGTTAACCACCGATACGGAGCGCGATAATGAGCGACGATATGAACCCGGACTTCGGGCTCGACGGACCCACGGAGGGGACGGTTGACGGGTCCGAGAGTTACACCGCCGGCTTTGATGACACCAGTGCATTCGGGATGTCTGAGTTCGACCCGGGCAGCGCCGGAACTGACACCGACCCGGGGGCTGAATCCGACCACGGCGACACTGATACCGACACCGATCCTTCTGATTCCGACACCGATTCGACAGATTCCGATACTGATCCATCGGATTCCGATGCGGGCACTACCGAGACCGACTATCCAACTGACGAACCCGACGATTCGGATGATTCAGGCGAGGGCGATAGTTGGTCCCGCGATACCTCGACCGTCTCGTCGTCCGATTCGGACGATGAGGGCGCCGGCGATGACGCCTCGACCGACGAATCTTCTGATGAGGCGACCACTGACGAGGCGACGACTGGGGAGGGCTCTACCGAATCGCCGTCCGACGGCGGTGCAGCCCAGGACGAACCGTCAGATACGGCCGGCACGAGCGGCGATTCGTCCGCCGAGAGTCAGGGCAGCGAGCCGAGCGATGGTTCGACCACAGCCACGGATGAGGCCACCGAGGAGTCCTCGTCGTCCGCAGACACCCAGGCTGCCGACTTGACCGTCACCATCGACGGTGAGGACATCGCCGTAGGTGAACCAACTCTCGACATCACCGGCGATGGGGTCGCCGACACGGTCGTGGTCGAGAGTGAGGGGAACGTCGAGTACTACGTCGACACCGACCAGGACGGCGTTGCCGACCAGATCATCGTGCTGGACGAGAACGACGGCACCCTGGTCAACCATGAGGTCTATGACCCGGGCACCGGGACCTGGACGAACGTGACCGAGGAGTCGGCGGGCGGCGCATAAGGCGCCCGCACCACGAAGGCCGGTGAAACCTAGCGGTTTCGCCGGCCTTCGTCATGTTCGGTGAATCTCGACTGTGAAATCGCTGCCGTCATGAGTACGCGATCTCGTATCTGAACGCGCATCGGACGTCCTCGAACCGCAGCGCCCGGTCACGCCTCCGCCTTCAGGACGCCGTCCTCAATCTGCAGATGCCGGTTCAAGCCGAGCTCATCCAGGAAGTCCTGGTCGTGGCTCACCACGACCAGAGCCCCGCGGAACGCCCGCATCGCCTCACTGAGATGTCGCACGCTGGCCAGATCCAAGTTGTTGGTCGGCTCATCGAGCAACAGCAGTGAAGGCGCTGGGTCCGACATCAGCACTGCTGCGAGCACCGCCCGCAGCCGCTCACCGCCAGAAAGCGTTCCGGCCGGCTGCTCGACCTGTCGGCCACGCAGTAGGAACTGCGCCAGTCGATTCCGGGCGTCGACGCTGGTGACGGACGGGGCTAGCCGCGCGACGTTCTCCAGCAGGGACCGATCGTCGGCCAGTACGTCCAGACGCTGTCGAAGGAAGCCGTACGGCACCGCCGTACGAGCGGCGATCTTGTTCAACAGAGTCGTCTTGCCGGCACCGTTGCGGCCGCTGAGCGAGATGCGTTCAGGCCCCTTGATGATCAGGCCATCGATGTCCACCACCAGCCTGGACGACGGTAGTGCGGTCTGCGGTAACTCGATTCGGATTTCGTCGTCGTCCCGTACCCGGCGTTCGGCCGACTGTAATGAGACGCGGGCCGATTCCAGGTGGTCTTGATGCTCACCTTTGAGCCTGGCTGCCGAGACCTGGGCGGTTCGTTTGCGCAACTTCATCACCGCGCGCGGCTCGCGCTTATTGTCGTATTGCTTCTGCGCGTACCGCTGCCGTCGCGCGAGTTTCACCTGCGTGTCCATCAGTTCCTGCTTCTGCCTGTTGACCTGTGCCTTCGCATCGCGTACGTCGCGTTCAGCGGCTTCCTGCTCGGCCGCGACCTGGTCGACGTACGCGTCGTATCCGCCCCCATAGGTGGTCATCGAGCCCTCCCGCAACTCGGCGATCGCGTCCATATGGCGCAGCGCGCGACGGTCGTGGCTGACCATGACCAGCACGCCGCTGAACCCGGTCAATACGGCGTCCAGACGTTCGCGGGCTACGTTGTCCAGGTTGTTCGTGGGTTCATCCAGCAACAGAATGTCGGGCCGTGCAAGCAGGCGACCGACGATCGCCAGCAGGGTTTGCTCTCCGCCGGAAAGAGTGGCCGCAGGCCGGTCGAGATCGATGTCGTCCATGCCGATCTCAGCGCACAGGGCGCGGGTGCGCTCGTTGATATCCCAATCGTCGCCGACGATGTCGAAGTCGCGATCGAGAGCCGATCCAGCCTCGATCCGAGCCAGCGCCGCACGTACGTCGGTAATCCCGAGCAGGTCAGAAACGTCATCGCCCTGTTCGGTGAGCTCCTGCGGCAGATAGCCGACCGTGCCGTTGACGGTGATCGTGCCGCGTGTCGGCGTGAGGTCCCCGGCGATCAGGCGCAATAGGGTCGATTTGCCGACGCCGTTGTCGCCGACGACGCCGGTGTGGCCGTCACCGAAGGTGGCGTTGAGTTGCTGCAATGCGGTGGTGCCGTCGTCCCATTCGAGCGATAGCGAGTCGCAGACGATAGCCGGGCGCGAGAAAGTAGACATGATTACTCCAGGAGAGGTCGATCCGAACGGGGACGATTCCTCAACCGAGCAATGGTTTACCTTCCGCAGACAATGTGACCCCCTCATTATGCGAGGGGCGTCCAGTTAATTTGTGCTCCGATCGCTGAACGCAGCGATCGGAGCACAAAACGGTGTGGACTACTCGGCCTTCTCGTCCGGAACGTTGCCCAGTTCCGCGCCGATCGTCGTGTCGTCACCGTGCCCGGTGTGCACGATGGTGGACGGCGGCAAGGTCAACAGTCGCGCACGGATCGAGTCGACGATCGTCGGATAATCCGAGAACGAACGACCGGTCGCCCCGGGGCCGCCGTTGAACAACGTATCGCCGGTAAACACGCACCCCAGATCCGCTGCATATAGGCAAATCGCGCCTGGCGCATGCCCAGGCGTGTGTATCACCTGAAGATCCGTACCGGCGATCGCGATGACCTGCCCGTCGACCAGTTCGCCGTCCGGTTCGGCATCCGGATGCGTCAGCGCCCACAACTCGCGATCGTCACGGTGCAGCAAGATCGGTGCGCCGGAAAGCTCGCGCAACCGCGGTGCCTGCGCCACATGGTCGTCGTGCGCATGGGTGCATACGATGGCCTCGATCTTGCGATCGCCTACCTGCCGCATGATCGCATCGGCATCGTGCGGGGCATCCAGCACGATCACCGACGTGTCGTCGCCGAGTATCCAGACGTTGTTTTCCACCTCCCAGGTGCCGCCATCCAGGCTGAACGTGCCTGTGGTGACGAGATGCTCAACGCGCGTGGCCATTAAAGTTCGACCACCGAACGAAGGACGTCGCCGTGGTGCATCTTCTCGAAGGCCGCTTCGACGTCCGATAGTCCGATCCGCTCGGTGACGAACTTCTCGAGCGGGAAACGACCCTGCTTGTAGAGATCGACCAGCATGGGGAAGTCCTTGGACGGAAGGCAATCGCCGTACCAGGACGATTTCAAGGCGCCGCCGTGACCGAACAGGTCGGCCAGCGGGATCTCCCAGGTCATCTCCGGCGTCGGTACGCCGACGAGCACAGCTGTGCCGGCCAGGTCGCGGCCGTGGAATGCCTGGGTGAAGGTCTCCGGGCGACCCACGGCGTCAATCACGACGTCCGGCCCGAATCCGCCGGTCAGTTCGCGCATTGCCTCGATCGGATCCTGCTGCGTGGAGTTGACCGTGTGGGTTGCGCCGAAATCCTGCGCCCACTCCAACTTCTGATCGTCGATGTCGATCGCGATGATCCTGCCCGCGTTGGCCAGGCGCGCACCCGCGATCGCGGCATTGCCGACACCGCCGCAGCCGATCACGGCAACCGACTGCCCGCGCTGAACGTTTCCGGTGTTGACCGCGGCGCCAACTCCGGCCATCACGCCGCATCCCAGCAGGCCGACGACCGCCGGATCGGCGTCGTCGACCTTGGTGCATTGACCTGCGGCGACGAGCGTCTTTTCAATGAACGCGCCGATCCCGAGCGCAGGGGAGAGTTCCGTGCCGTCCTCGAGCGTCATCTTCTGCGTCGCATTGTGCGTGTTGAAGCAGTACTTCAGATCGCCGCGCAGGCACGCGCGGCACTGTCCGCACACGGCGCGCCAGTTCAGAATGACGAAGTCGCCGACGGCAACTTCCCTCACGCCGTCACCGATCGCCTCGACGATGCCGGCGGCTTCGTGGCCGAGCAGGAACGGGAACTCGTCATTGATGCCGCCTTCGCGATAATGCAGATCGGTGTGGCACACCCCGCAGGCTTGGATTTTGACCACTGCCTCACCAGGTCCGGGGTCCGGCACGATGACGTTCTCGATGGTGACGGGCGCGCCCTTGGCGCGGGCGACGACTCCCTTGACGGTCTGCGACATGCTGAGGCCTTTCTCGAAGTGGTCGTATGCGCCGATCGTAATATCGATGGGTGAGCCGCAGCCGCGGCGACGTGGCCCGCGTGTGTGCGAGCAGGCACATTGCCCCCTCGAACGGCTCCTCATTAGCATGGCGAAGGAACTTTCACATAGGCGCAGGGAGTGCGACATGGACGACGACGACTTCAACGAGGTCCTCAAGGCGGTTCGGACCTTCATTCGTGAGGAAGTTGTGCCGGCCGAGGAGCAGATCGAGGCCGAGGACAAGGTGCCCGATTCGCTGCGCGATCAGGCGAAGGAAATGGGCCTATTCGGATTCGCCATTCCCGAGGAGTACGGCGGCCTCGGGCTGAACATGATGCAGGAAGTTCAGCTCAATATGGAGCTCGGTTGGGCGACGCCTTCATTCCGCTCGATGTTCGGCACCAACAACGGCATCGCGGGGCAGGTGCTGGTCAAGGCTGGCACCGACGAGCAGAAGAAGGAATGGTTGCCGAAGCTCGCTGCCGGTCTGACCGCCTCCTTCGCGCTCACCGAGCCCGAGGCCGGTTCGGACCCGTCGTCGCTGAAGACCAAGGCGACCCGGGAGGGTGACGAGTACGTCATCAACGGCAGCAAGTGCTTCATCACCAATGCGGCTATGGCTCAGGTGCTGATGGTGTTTGCCCGCGTCGGTGACATCCCCGGTGGCAAAGGCATCGCGGTCTTCCTGGTTGAAACCGACCGCGAAGGTGTCACGATCGCCCCGCACGATAAGAAGATGGGCCAGCGCGGCGCCTGGACCTCCGATATCAACTTCGACAACGTCCGGATCCCCGCCGATCACCTCATCGGCGGCGACGAGTCGGTCGGCTTCCCGACCGCGATGCGCTCCCTGCAGCAGGGCCGGCTGACCCTGGCGGCGTTCATGACCGGCGTGAGCAAGCGCCTCGTACACGAGACTGCGGCGTACGCCGCACAGCGGCAGCAGGGTGGCAATGTCATTGCCGACTACCAACTCGTGCAGGGACTGATCGCCGACTCGCAGACCGATCTGTATGCGAGCGAGTCGATCGTGCTCAACGGTGCGCGCGACTGGGACGCTGACCGCGACCGCCGGATGGCGCCGTCCGTGGCGAAGTACTTCGCATCGGAGGCCGTGGGCCGGATCGCCGACCGCGCGGTGCAGATTCACGGTGGGTACGGCTACATGCATGGCTACGTCGTGGAGCGCTTGTACCGCGATGTCCGCCTATTCCGCATCTACGAGGGAACCTCGCAGATTCAGCAGGTCGTGATCGCGAAGCAGGCGCTCGCACCGTACCGCCAGAAGTAGGTTTAACCGTTTCTGCGGGGCAATGAGTAACGCTACCGGGTCGATAGCGTTACTCGTTGCCCCGCAGAACTATGTCTAGGCCTGGTACTTGGCGCGGATCGCGTCGCTGTCGGCGCCGAGTGTGGGGGAGCCGCCGCTGGCTGCTGGCGTGAAGGATGAGTAGCGGGCCGGCAGTCGAACTGTTTTGGTTACCTCGCCGGCGTACTCGACCTCGAGGGCGAACTCGCCCGCGGCGAACTGTGCGCTCGCCGCGAGGTCGGGGTAGTCGCGTACTCGTCCGAAGACGATGTTCGCTTTCGTGAACCTCTCGATCCACTCATCCGTGCTGCGCTTCGCCAGGATCTCGGCGATTCTCGGGATCAACTCGTCGCGGTGCGCCGTACGCCCACCCTGGTCGGCGTACGCCGGATTCTCGCCGAGGTCCGGCGCTTCGACAGCCTCGACGAATGCCGCCCAGTGCCGCGGCGTATTGGCCGAGAACATGATCCACCCGTCCTGGGTCGAATACAGTCCGGACGGCGTGGTGAATTCAGGATGCGAACCGGAGCGCTTCAGATCGACGCCGGCGGTCAGGTACTCGGTGATGTTGTGCGCTTGCAAACCGATTGCGGTCGCCAACAGTGAGCATTCGATGTGTTCGCCGATACCGTGCCGTTCCCGGTTCAGCAGGGCGGCCAGGATCGCTTGAGCAGCGACGTGCCCGGTGCCGATGTCGACGACCTGGGATCCGACTCGCTGGGGGTTGCCATCCGGTTCACCGGTGACGTGCATCAAGCCCGTTTCGGCCTGGATCGAACTGTCCATCCCCGCGCGGCGGGCATCCGGGCCCTCTTGGCCGAATCCGCTAATCGACAGGTAGATGACGTCTGCGTTGATGGCTTTGATGTCTTCGTAGGAGATGCCGAGTCGCTCTACGACGCCGGGCCGGAAGCCCTGCAGGACGACGTCCGCCTGTGCCGCCATTCGTAGCACCAGCGCGTGGTCGTCCGGATCGGTGAGGTCCACCACGAGCGCACGTTTGCCACGGTTGTACGCCGCCGTCATCGAGTTCAGACGCACCTTCGGGTCCGCGGTGAAATAGCCGCGGCTGCCGTCTCCTGCCGGGGATTCAATCTTGATGACCTCCGCGCCGAGGTCGGCGAGCACGAGGCCCGCTAAGGGACCGGCGATCATGGTGGTCAGGTCCAGAACGAGCATGCCGTCGAGCGGCCGGGGAGCGGTCATGGC
This window encodes:
- a CDS encoding GNAT family N-acetyltransferase, producing MTIRTCLPSDADAIATYLRSIPEAERAFSKTEDADADLASAWAKTADPLRLLDVTAEGAVRGMIGVRRGRGQSAHTGEITLMVDPAYRRQKVASGLARAALGAAIAEGLTHVFVEVTAEHTATLGMFGKLGFEGEALLRGFIKTQDGDLHDLIMMTNRIEENWAAAHLIGLDVGDAL
- a CDS encoding alpha/beta fold hydrolase; protein product: MTRTFGPPDVFGALRQELTAASRRARNTVTYLRTERSEGLNPTPRVLVGSREKVKLWKYSSKNKRYREPIVVFLGLVSRSYVLDLMPGKSFVGQLGEAGYDVYVVDWGQPDQDESENSMETYIDFYLPRAFKLVQKDSGSRDIHVIAYCFGAIFGLMYQGSRGNSPIRSLVTLAAPVDFRHMPVHTQPFADGSFNPKDIINDEGFVPADMIYRSMAVRTPTYDVANAVGLWQKLASDPASGAVEAHAVMANWVRDHVNFPGVAFRQFVSDFLRGNGFVNGTARVNNKPVDLGSIDIPILSVIAERDDLIPPAVSYPLRHLVREDIYDEVVLPTGHVGLVLGGTAKKITIPSITNFFDAHSTPVLEAAR
- a CDS encoding DUF6802 family protein, yielding MSDDMNPDFGLDGPTEGTVDGSESYTAGFDDTSAFGMSEFDPGSAGTDTDPGAESDHGDTDTDTDPSDSDTDSTDSDTDPSDSDAGTTETDYPTDEPDDSDDSGEGDSWSRDTSTVSSSDSDDEGAGDDASTDESSDEATTDEATTGEGSTESPSDGGAAQDEPSDTAGTSGDSSAESQGSEPSDGSTTATDEATEESSSSADTQAADLTVTIDGEDIAVGEPTLDITGDGVADTVVVESEGNVEYYVDTDQDGVADQIIVLDENDGTLVNHEVYDPGTGTWTNVTEESAGGA
- a CDS encoding ABC-F family ATP-binding cassette domain-containing protein → MSTFSRPAIVCDSLSLEWDDGTTALQQLNATFGDGHTGVVGDNGVGKSTLLRLIAGDLTPTRGTITVNGTVGYLPQELTEQGDDVSDLLGITDVRAALARIEAGSALDRDFDIVGDDWDINERTRALCAEIGMDDIDLDRPAATLSGGEQTLLAIVGRLLARPDILLLDEPTNNLDNVARERLDAVLTGFSGVLVMVSHDRRALRHMDAIAELREGSMTTYGGGYDAYVDQVAAEQEAAERDVRDAKAQVNRQKQELMDTQVKLARRQRYAQKQYDNKREPRAVMKLRKRTAQVSAARLKGEHQDHLESARVSLQSAERRVRDDDEIRIELPQTALPSSRLVVDIDGLIIKGPERISLSGRNGAGKTTLLNKIAARTAVPYGFLRQRLDVLADDRSLLENVARLAPSVTSVDARNRLAQFLLRGRQVEQPAGTLSGGERLRAVLAAVLMSDPAPSLLLLDEPTNNLDLASVRHLSEAMRAFRGALVVVSHDQDFLDELGLNRHLQIEDGVLKAEA
- a CDS encoding MBL fold metallo-hydrolase, with the protein product MATRVEHLVTTGTFSLDGGTWEVENNVWILGDDTSVIVLDAPHDADAIMRQVGDRKIEAIVCTHAHDDHVAQAPRLRELSGAPILLHRDDRELWALTHPDAEPDGELVDGQVIAIAGTDLQVIHTPGHAPGAICLYAADLGCVFTGDTLFNGGPGATGRSFSDYPTIVDSIRARLLTLPPSTIVHTGHGDDTTIGAELGNVPDEKAE
- a CDS encoding S-(hydroxymethyl)mycothiol dehydrogenase, with the translated sequence MSQTVKGVVARAKGAPVTIENVIVPDPGPGEAVVKIQACGVCHTDLHYREGGINDEFPFLLGHEAAGIVEAIGDGVREVAVGDFVILNWRAVCGQCRACLRGDLKYCFNTHNATQKMTLEDGTELSPALGIGAFIEKTLVAAGQCTKVDDADPAVVGLLGCGVMAGVGAAVNTGNVQRGQSVAVIGCGGVGNAAIAGARLANAGRIIAIDIDDQKLEWAQDFGATHTVNSTQQDPIEAMRELTGGFGPDVVIDAVGRPETFTQAFHGRDLAGTAVLVGVPTPEMTWEIPLADLFGHGGALKSSWYGDCLPSKDFPMLVDLYKQGRFPLEKFVTERIGLSDVEAAFEKMHHGDVLRSVVEL
- a CDS encoding acyl-CoA dehydrogenase family protein, encoding MDDDDFNEVLKAVRTFIREEVVPAEEQIEAEDKVPDSLRDQAKEMGLFGFAIPEEYGGLGLNMMQEVQLNMELGWATPSFRSMFGTNNGIAGQVLVKAGTDEQKKEWLPKLAAGLTASFALTEPEAGSDPSSLKTKATREGDEYVINGSKCFITNAAMAQVLMVFARVGDIPGGKGIAVFLVETDREGVTIAPHDKKMGQRGAWTSDINFDNVRIPADHLIGGDESVGFPTAMRSLQQGRLTLAAFMTGVSKRLVHETAAYAAQRQQGGNVIADYQLVQGLIADSQTDLYASESIVLNGARDWDADRDRRMAPSVAKYFASEAVGRIADRAVQIHGGYGYMHGYVVERLYRDVRLFRIYEGTSQIQQVVIAKQALAPYRQK
- a CDS encoding CaiB/BaiF CoA transferase family protein; translation: MTAPRPLDGMLVLDLTTMIAGPLAGLVLADLGAEVIKIESPAGDGSRGYFTADPKVRLNSMTAAYNRGKRALVVDLTDPDDHALVLRMAAQADVVLQGFRPGVVERLGISYEDIKAINADVIYLSISGFGQEGPDARRAGMDSSIQAETGLMHVTGEPDGNPQRVGSQVVDIGTGHVAAQAILAALLNRERHGIGEHIECSLLATAIGLQAHNITEYLTAGVDLKRSGSHPEFTTPSGLYSTQDGWIMFSANTPRHWAAFVEAVEAPDLGENPAYADQGGRTAHRDELIPRIAEILAKRSTDEWIERFTKANIVFGRVRDYPDLAASAQFAAGEFALEVEYAGEVTKTVRLPARYSSFTPAASGGSPTLGADSDAIRAKYQA